The Sulfurimonas sp. HSL-1716 sequence AAACTGTCATACCTCAAAGTATCCGATGAAAAAAGAGAGGAGATCATCGCTCAGCTTTCAGAAATCGTCTCGTTCGTCGATAACCTAAACGAACTGAATACGGATAATGTCGATGACAAGTTTTTTATGAACGATCAGGCTACGTTCACACGTGAAGATACAGAAAAATGCAATC is a genomic window containing:
- the gatC gene encoding Asp-tRNA(Asn)/Glu-tRNA(Gln) amidotransferase subunit GatC, with translation MQVDNALLTRLEKLSYLKVSDEKREEIIAQLSEIVSFVDNLNELNTDNVDDKFFMNDQATFTREDTEKCNRSVNDDILKHAPDAQDHFFIVPKIIE